CATGCGGTACAGCAGGAACGCTGCGAGCGCGAACAACAGCGCCTGAAGCGTGTAGAAGCGCACGATCTGCGACAAGTAGATGCAGACTGGATAGGTCGCGAGCAGCGACGCCGCGATCCAACCAGCGCGACGCCCGGCGGCGTCCGCCGTCATCTTGAACAACAAGGCCACCAGGCCCGCACCGGCGAGTGCAGCCGGAATTCGTGCAGCAACCAGACTGGTATCGCCCGGGGTCAAGAACCACGAGATCAGACGCGTGAACGCCCAGGCGCGCGGGTAGCTTCCGTCGGCGATACGAAAGGTGCCCTCCGCGAGCCACGAGCGCGCCGCGAGCATGTGGTACAGCTCGTCCCACTGCGGCGTGTGGTCCAGATAACTCGCGAACATCGCCAGGGCCACGCCAAAGGTGAGTGCAGTTTCCCACGCATAAGCAGGTGGATTGCGTAGCGTTCCTTGTGCGCCGATGTCATTCGCAGCCGACATGGTCAGGCATTCTCGGGTGCAATCGCCTTCGACGCAACACTCGCCTCTGCGCGCACGCGCCCGATAGCGTCGATCGCGATGCGCGCCGCCTGCTCCCACTGGCAGTTCTGCTCCAGCCAGTTCGCGTTCCGCCGACCCAGGGCGGGCCCGTCTTGATGCGACAACTCCAGAAGCGCACGCTCCAGATCGCCCGCGCGTCCCGGCTCGAACAACGGATTTCCGGTTTCGCGCAGCACCTCACCCACGTTCCCCACGTCGGGGCCCAACACGGGTAGCGAGAAGGTAAAGCCCAGGAACACGTTGCCGCTGTTCAGGCACTCGTACCGCGGAATCAAGACGGCATCTGCAGCCTTGACCAGCCGATCGACCTGCTCGGGTTCGAAGGGGCCCGCTCGATGCTCGAATCGATCGCCGGCACGGCGCACCGCAAGCCAGAAACCCGGGCGCTCGCGCCGTCGCACACGCGGAAGCTGTCCCGCGACCAGCACCCGCCAGCCCTTCACGCGCGCCGCTCGCAGGGCCAACATGTACTCGCGCGATTCGCGTACCTGACCAAACACCAGCAGCACCCGAGCGTCGGGCGCGATGCCCAACGACGCACGCGCGCTCTCGCGCGTGTGCTCGCCCAGCAGATCCCAGTATCCGCCGTGCCGGAACACAGACGTGACAATGGGTTCTGCCGCGGGAAATTCCGCGCGAACTCGTTCGACCGAACGGTGGCCGTGGTGCAGATGCACCTGGGCGTGCCTGGCAGTCAGCTCGTACAGCGCGCGAAATCCCGGATCGTCGGGCATCCCGTGTCGATGCGTGTTGTGCACGGTCCAAACCAGCACTCCTTGCCGTGCACTCGCCTGCAGCCACGCGCCGATGCGCTCCACGTCGTCTGCTGACGGCCGTTGATAGTCGGTGAGCTGCTCCGGCCAGTGGATCCAGGTGATGGGCGCGAGCGAGTCCGGGTTCGGGGGGAACGCGTACTCCACGGTCCAACCCTCCTCGGCCAGCGCCTCGCCCAGGAGTTCCAGATAGCTGTTGATACCCGGCTTTTGCGGGATGACGACGCGAACACTCATCCAAAAAGAGATCCCAACCAGGGTCGTACAATCAGGGCGACTACCATGCCCAGCGCTGCAAGCAGGACAAAGCGCAGCTCCTGGCGCAGCGAGAACACGCGCCAGCGAACGAGCCCTGCACTGATGATCAGCGAGGCCGGCAGATCATAGCTTGCGATCGCCCAGATGGTGGCATGCAGTCCTCCCAGGTACATCGCCAAGGGGACGCAGCAGGCCAGCCACAACGCCTGCGACAGGTTCGCCCAGAACATGTACTGCGGCTTGCCGAGTGCCACCAGGCACATGGCACCCGGCCCCCCGACGGCCGCGAGCACCAGCCGCAGCGCCAGGATGCGAACCATCCAACCGGCGTCCGAATAACGAGGGTCGTACAGCACGTTCACGATCGAATCGCCCCCGGCGACCAGCACCATGGCGATCGACAGCCCCAAAAACTCGAGGGCGCGCCTGGCCCGGTAGTAGATGGGACTCAGCCGGGAGGGCTCTTCGCGCACGATCTGGCTCAGTGCCGGCAGGACCACGCGCGAGCGGAGCGCACCGATGATGCTGGACGCGGCGTTGGTCATCACGATGGCAAGCGAGTAGATGCCCAACGCCGGAAGCGACATCAGCGCGCCGAGCAACAGCACGTCCCCCCGGCTCGAAAGGAAGTTGGTGGCGCTGCTCAGGAGGATCCAGCGACCGAAGCCCAGCAACTCGCGCGCGGCTGTCGGATCCCAGGCAAAGCGATCGGTCGCTCCCGGAATGGCCAGGTGACTCAACAGAGTCTTGCTGGTGCTGCCAACCAGAGTGCCGGCGACCAGGGCCCAGACGCTCGGACTCCACAGCGCGTAGCCGATCATCAGTCCGATGCCGGTGGCCTGAGCGCCAAGTTCGATCGCCGTCAGCCGACCGAGCACGAGCTTGCGGTTGAGGGTAAACAATCGCGTCGAAGCAAAGCCGTCGATCACCGCCGTAAGCGCCACCACTGGCAGCAGGCTGCGCAGATCCGGTGCCGCGTAGAAGGCTGCAAGCGGAAAGGCCAGCGCCGAAGCGACCGCCCAGAGCACGAAACCGCGGCCGACCTGCACGCTCCACAAGGTGTGAACGAAGGCTTCGTCGTCTCTTTGGCTCTGCACGATGCTCGCTCGGATGCCCAGGTCCGACATCATCTGCAGCCCGTAGACGGTCACGTTCACGAGCGCCATGACGCCGAACGCCTCCGGAACCAGCAGCCGGGTCAGAATCAAATTGCCCACGAGCCGCAGACCCTGAGAGCCGAAGCTTCCGCTCAGCGTGATCGCGGACGCCAGCCGTACGCGCGCACCCAGACCGGGCGGCGTGACGGAGGTGTCTGCCGTGACTCTCGAACTCAATCGCTATCGCCCTTCCGTTGCGCGCGCGACCGCTGACGTGCGCTGTCGCAGGTGCAGCTCGGGTCGCAGGGTTCGCGGCAACATGGGCCAAGTATGCCAACCTGGTGCGAGCGCGCCCCATTTCCAACGTATCGGCGGAAGGGCCAGACTCTAGGAGTGGGGAAGCTCTGGACGTCAGTAGGGAAAGTCGATCAGGTCGTCGAGCTTGTCCTGCACCTCTCGCAGCTGCGTCAGGTTCTGCTGAATCGTCTCGCGTGGCGCCCTCGCCCGCTCTACGTAGTAGGCGTGGTAGTCGAGCATGAAGCGCGCGGTGAAGAGCCTGGGCCGGTATACGATCTCGTACGGGTAGTAGCGCTCACGCAGTTGCTGGCTCTCCTCGATCTTGGCGCGCGCACGGCCGGGGATGAACACCATGCGAGCGAGGTCGGGGTGCGGAAGCGCGCGGGTGTCTTCGATCAGTTGTTCCAGGGACTCGAGCAACTGAAACACCGTGCGCGCTCGGTCATCTTCGCCATCGACGTCTCCGTCACCGTCGAAATCTCCCGGCAGACCGCTGTCGACTTCGAGCGCACCGATCTCGCAGCGGCCATTCAACGGCCGCACCTGGCCCCGCTGATCCTCGCCCACCTCGGCCAGGCACACATCCTCGGGAATGACATCGAGCACCGGACTGTCTTCGAGTGGCTTGTGCGTCAAGGTCGCGCCGCCGTTGTCCGCCAGCGGGCCTAGAAGCGGGTCGACCCTTCCCTCGATTTCGCCTACCAGATCGCTTGGAAGCGCTTCGAAATCGCAGTCGCTCGCGTCGCCAATCAAGTTGTACCCGCGACTCGTGAAGGAGCCGTCGCAGTCGGGCGCGCGCAAAGGAGCGCTGTTGTTCGCGATCACAGAGCCCCAGACGACTCCCTGCCCCCAGAGTCCACCGCCACTTCGCCCCGGTGACTCCACGCGATTGTTCACGATCGTCGACGACTGGATCACGAGCCCCAGGCCCGTAATCGCACCGCCAAGATCTCCGTTGGCGACGTTCTCCGAGAACGTCGAATTGATCACGAGATTCAGG
This portion of the bacterium genome encodes:
- a CDS encoding oligosaccharide flippase family protein, yielding MSSRVTADTSVTPPGLGARVRLASAITLSGSFGSQGLRLVGNLILTRLLVPEAFGVMALVNVTVYGLQMMSDLGIRASIVQSQRDDEAFVHTLWSVQVGRGFVLWAVASALAFPLAAFYAAPDLRSLLPVVALTAVIDGFASTRLFTLNRKLVLGRLTAIELGAQATGIGLMIGYALWSPSVWALVAGTLVGSTSKTLLSHLAIPGATDRFAWDPTAARELLGFGRWILLSSATNFLSSRGDVLLLGALMSLPALGIYSLAIVMTNAASSIIGALRSRVVLPALSQIVREEPSRLSPIYYRARRALEFLGLSIAMVLVAGGDSIVNVLYDPRYSDAGWMVRILALRLVLAAVGGPGAMCLVALGKPQYMFWANLSQALWLACCVPLAMYLGGLHATIWAIASYDLPASLIISAGLVRWRVFSLRQELRFVLLAALGMVVALIVRPWLGSLFG
- a CDS encoding glycosyltransferase family 4 protein, encoding MSVRVVIPQKPGINSYLELLGEALAEEGWTVEYAFPPNPDSLAPITWIHWPEQLTDYQRPSADDVERIGAWLQASARQGVLVWTVHNTHRHGMPDDPGFRALYELTARHAQVHLHHGHRSVERVRAEFPAAEPIVTSVFRHGGYWDLLGEHTRESARASLGIAPDARVLLVFGQVRESREYMLALRAARVKGWRVLVAGQLPRVRRRERPGFWLAVRRAGDRFEHRAGPFEPEQVDRLVKAADAVLIPRYECLNSGNVFLGFTFSLPVLGPDVGNVGEVLRETGNPLFEPGRAGDLERALLELSHQDGPALGRRNANWLEQNCQWEQAARIAIDAIGRVRAEASVASKAIAPENA